The Sulfurihydrogenibium azorense Az-Fu1 genome contains the following window.
CACACCAACAAAAGAAGAATTACTTGCATCTTCTATGTCTATAGAAGAAATTAGAAAATTTATAGGAGCTGATACACTTGGATATCTATCTTTAGAAGGTATGCTTGAAGCTGCAGATAAAACTAAAGGTTATTGTACGGCATGTTTTACAGGACACTACCCAGTTTTAGACGAATTATTTGAAGAAATTCAAATCCCATAAAGGAGGGTTTGAGATGGCGAAAGTTTTAGTACCATTAGCAGATGGGTTTGAAGAGATAGAAGCTATCAGTATTGTAGATATTTTAAGAAGAGCTGGTATAGAGGTTGTAATAGCTGGATTACACGATGGGTACATAGAAAGTGCAAGAGGTGTAAAGGTAATTCCAGATACAACCATAGATAAAGTAAAGGCAGACGAGTTTGATATGATAGTCCTTCCGGGAGGTCAACCTGGAACGGATAACCTAAACAAAGATGAAAGAGTGAAAAAGTTAATCCAAGAGTTTTACAGTAAAGGAAAGCTTA
Protein-coding sequences here:
- a CDS encoding DJ-1 family glyoxalase III — its product is MAKVLVPLADGFEEIEAISIVDILRRAGIEVVIAGLHDGYIESARGVKVIPDTTIDKVKADEFDMIVLPGGQPGTDNLNKDERVKKLIQEFYSKGKLTGAICAAPYVLASAGILQGKKATSYPTYKDKLGDVNYLEEAVVEDSNVLTSRGPGTAACFALKIVEKLVGKEKADQIQQATLFKC